Proteins from a genomic interval of Cottoperca gobio chromosome 8, fCotGob3.1, whole genome shotgun sequence:
- the LOC115012336 gene encoding uncharacterized protein LOC115012336 produces MKDKHISFVKLYATSSRPSSAMFVYNSVTIGRKTFCEISGFESRDCVQESLLHFITRVSHIFTCSPMITVCAGIVQAPLLFMCSQMNHFMLSGSLSLRTHDDSDMVFLKINSSSVSRRLNSSSASIFRSEDVRRLFRTAGLRFLRSSSNTSQQTHQLGRSPRLYDSVCRDQRNPHDLLVWCRQQPRGQEVEQIFRSCCDPVSSEKKRSAVPVFRGGDDNNKCC; encoded by the exons ATGAAGGACAAACATATTTCCTTTGTGAAACTCTACGCTACTTCTTCCCGCCCGTCGTCCgccatgtttgtttacaatagCGTCACGATTGGTCGCAAGACATTTTGCGAGATTTCTGGTTTTGAGAGTCGGGACTGTGTTCAGGAATCGTTGCTACACTTCATCACACGGGTCTCTCACATCTTCACCTGCAGTCCGATGATCACAGTGTGCGCAGGGATTGTGCAGGCGCCTCTTCTCTTCATGTGTTCACAAATGAATCACTTCATGTTGAGCGGGTCTCTCTCGCTGCGAACACACGATGATTCAGATATGGTGTTTCTGAAGATAAACTCTTCTTCAGTCTCCCGGAGATTAAACTCTTCCTCAGCCAG TATTTTTCGCAGTGAAGACGTAAGGAGACTCTTTCGCACGGCAGGACTACGTTTCCTCCGCAGCAGCTCGAACACATCACAACAGACTCACCAGCTCGGCCGTTCTCCACGTCTGTACGATTCAGTGTGTCGAGACCAGAGAAATCCGCACGACTTGCTTGTGTGGTGTCGCCAGCAGCCCAGGGGACAGGAAGTCGAGCAG aTCTTCAGGAGCTGCTGTGATCCAGTGAGCAGCGAGAAGAAGAGGTCAGCTGTTCCAGTGTTCAGAGGGGGCGACGACAACAACAAATGCTGCTAA